A region of Streptomyces deccanensis DNA encodes the following proteins:
- a CDS encoding DUF4142 domain-containing protein — translation MRRSKGSVLVALAIAGTLTAVAYPIFYSYPNRNATAAAALTGDTVTTQWGPLTPADRDLLVRVRLAGLWELPAGQQALERSGSASVREAADHLIVGHTDLDKRSRVIAAKLGVELPNQPTAEQQGWLDQMTASKTEAEYNKTWANLLRAAHGKIFPAIATVRNSTRNTLIRQLASDANQTVLDHITILEKTGEVDFATIADNSVSGTASPTGPPPPVPGQVPPAAPPAVPSTNPDVQSKPSPFDNGPVPTGRPDPEEINKDQGLPQVQ, via the coding sequence TTGCGACGCTCCAAGGGCTCTGTGCTCGTCGCCCTGGCGATCGCCGGCACACTCACCGCGGTCGCCTACCCCATCTTCTACTCGTACCCCAACCGCAACGCGACAGCCGCGGCCGCGCTCACCGGTGACACGGTGACCACGCAGTGGGGGCCGCTCACCCCCGCCGACCGCGACCTGCTCGTCCGCGTGCGGCTGGCGGGCCTGTGGGAGCTGCCCGCCGGGCAGCAGGCGCTGGAGCGCAGCGGCAGCGCGTCCGTCAGAGAGGCCGCCGACCACCTGATCGTGGGCCACACCGACCTCGACAAGCGGTCCCGGGTCATCGCCGCGAAGCTGGGCGTCGAGCTGCCGAACCAGCCCACGGCCGAACAGCAGGGCTGGCTGGACCAGATGACCGCCTCCAAGACCGAGGCCGAGTACAACAAGACGTGGGCGAACCTGCTGCGGGCCGCGCACGGCAAGATCTTCCCGGCGATCGCCACCGTGCGGAACTCCACCCGCAACACGCTGATCCGCCAGCTGGCCTCCGACGCCAACCAGACCGTGCTGGACCACATCACGATCCTGGAGAAGACCGGCGAGGTCGACTTCGCGACGATCGCCGACAACTCGGTCAGCGGTACCGCCAGCCCGACCGGCCCGCCGCCGCCCGTCCCGGGCCAGGTGCCGCCCGCCGCGCCCCCGGCGGTGCCGTCGACCAACCCGGACGTGCAGTCGAAGCCGTCGCCCTTCGACAACGGGCCGGTCCCGACCGGTCGTCCGGACCCGGAGGAGATCAACAAGGACCAGGGTCTGCCGCAGGTCCAGTAG
- a CDS encoding DUF4142 domain-containing protein — translation MPRLNGSVYASLALVVTVGALSFPMWSYEDRSGTAQANMASSSVNTQWGPLTAADRDLIIRVRLAGLWELPAAEKAMARSKSPEVREAADHLIVGHKDLDERVRAVASQMGVELPNVPNEQQQGFLAQMDNATDEQFDRVWANLLRSAHGKIFPAIGQVRNMTENTLVRQLASDTNQTVLDHITMLEKTGQVDFDAIANGTI, via the coding sequence TTGCCTCGTCTCAACGGCTCGGTCTACGCCAGCCTGGCTCTCGTCGTCACCGTCGGCGCGCTGTCGTTCCCGATGTGGTCCTACGAAGACCGTTCGGGCACCGCCCAGGCCAACATGGCCTCCAGCTCGGTGAACACGCAGTGGGGGCCGCTGACGGCCGCCGACCGGGACCTGATCATCCGTGTCCGGCTGGCGGGGCTGTGGGAACTGCCCGCCGCCGAGAAGGCCATGGCGCGGTCGAAGAGCCCCGAGGTCAGGGAGGCGGCGGACCACCTGATCGTGGGCCACAAGGACCTCGACGAGCGGGTGCGGGCCGTGGCCTCCCAGATGGGCGTCGAGCTGCCGAACGTACCGAACGAGCAGCAGCAGGGCTTCCTCGCGCAGATGGACAACGCGACCGACGAGCAGTTCGACCGGGTCTGGGCCAACCTGCTGCGCTCCGCGCACGGCAAGATCTTCCCGGCCATCGGTCAGGTGCGGAACATGACCGAGAACACCCTGGTGCGCCAGCTGGCCTCGGACACCAACCAGACCGTGCTCGACCACATCACGATGCTGGAGAAGACCGGCCAGGTCGACTTCGACGCCATCGCCAACGGCACGATCTGA
- a CDS encoding peptidyl-tRNA hydrolase — protein sequence MTTGDPTQDSPFRDERPSRDEAPQFVLPLVAHIEKASPPARTDALETAARAVLVMLSDARSLGDGEWAEAVRSWQDARIRKVVRRARGAEWRRAEALPGITVTGKSAEVRVFPPVPLDGWPKDLARLQVSGTDLDDPEPPADPEPAAPVLWLNPEVEMSAGKAMAQAGHGAQLAWWDLDDAARTAWRDAGFPLAVRTAPAAVWHTLTTTALPVVRDAGFTEVAPGSCTVVADHRPLRG from the coding sequence GTGACCACCGGTGATCCCACTCAGGACAGCCCCTTCCGGGACGAGCGGCCCTCTCGCGACGAGGCGCCGCAGTTCGTGCTGCCCCTGGTCGCGCACATCGAGAAGGCCTCGCCCCCGGCGCGTACGGACGCGTTGGAGACGGCGGCGCGGGCGGTGCTGGTGATGCTGAGCGACGCGCGGTCGCTGGGCGACGGGGAGTGGGCCGAGGCGGTGCGGAGCTGGCAGGACGCCCGGATCCGGAAGGTGGTCCGGCGGGCGCGCGGCGCGGAGTGGCGGCGGGCCGAGGCACTGCCGGGGATCACGGTGACGGGCAAGTCGGCCGAGGTGCGCGTCTTCCCGCCGGTCCCGCTCGACGGCTGGCCCAAGGACCTGGCCCGCCTCCAGGTCTCCGGCACGGACCTCGACGACCCGGAGCCGCCGGCCGACCCCGAGCCCGCGGCCCCGGTCCTGTGGCTGAACCCCGAGGTGGAGATGTCGGCGGGCAAGGCGATGGCCCAGGCGGGCCACGGCGCCCAGCTCGCGTGGTGGGACCTGGACGACGCGGCCCGCACCGCCTGGCGCGACGCGGGCTTCCCCCTCGCCGTCCGCACCGCACCCGCCGCCGTCTGGCACACCCTCACCACCACCGCGCTCCCCGTCGTACGCGACGCCGGCTTCACCGAAGTAGCCCCGGGCTCCTGCACGGTGGTGGCGGACCACCGGCCGCTGCGCGGCTGA
- a CDS encoding ABC transporter ATP-binding protein produces MERELLLTLEGVGRQYGVRGDWVLRGVDLEIAPGTLIRVEGANGTGKSTLLRVLAGLDAPTRGRVTGRPRTAYVPERFPAALPFTAVEYLTHLGAVQGLRRPAAARAAADWLERFGAAEYARTPMAELSKGSTQKVAVAQALLAERELLVLDEAWTGLDADAREELERVVRERTAAGAAVVFVDHDPRRLDGAPDATYAVVGGALELRSGEGDPWAGVAVVVEGQGVSGAQVPPEIDELISEVQESGSGTHLFTVPAARSDALLRALLGARPPWHVVRVTPASEPAAQETPEPELEVESSR; encoded by the coding sequence ATGGAACGTGAGTTACTGCTGACACTGGAGGGCGTCGGCCGACAGTACGGCGTCCGTGGCGACTGGGTGCTGCGCGGCGTCGACCTGGAGATCGCCCCCGGCACGCTGATCCGGGTGGAGGGCGCCAACGGCACCGGCAAGTCGACGCTGCTGCGCGTCCTCGCCGGGCTCGACGCGCCCACGCGGGGCCGGGTGACGGGACGCCCACGTACGGCGTACGTCCCCGAGCGCTTCCCCGCCGCGCTGCCGTTCACCGCCGTCGAGTACCTCACCCACCTCGGTGCCGTGCAGGGCCTGCGCCGCCCGGCCGCCGCCCGCGCCGCCGCCGACTGGCTGGAGCGTTTCGGTGCCGCCGAGTACGCCCGTACGCCGATGGCGGAGCTCTCCAAGGGCAGCACCCAGAAGGTCGCGGTGGCCCAGGCGCTGCTCGCCGAACGGGAGTTGCTCGTTCTCGACGAGGCGTGGACGGGCCTGGACGCCGACGCGCGCGAGGAGTTGGAGCGGGTCGTACGGGAGCGGACCGCCGCGGGCGCCGCCGTGGTCTTCGTCGACCACGACCCGCGCCGGCTCGACGGGGCTCCCGACGCGACGTACGCGGTGGTCGGCGGGGCGCTCGAACTCCGGTCGGGGGAGGGGGACCCCTGGGCTGGGGTCGCCGTCGTGGTGGAGGGACAGGGGGTGTCGGGTGCTCAAGTGCCGCCCGAAATCGATGAGTTGATCTCCGAGGTGCAGGAGTCAGGGTCTGGGACACACCTCTTCACGGTCCCGGCGGCCCGCTCCGACGCGCTGCTCCGGGCGTTGCTGGGAGCGCGTCCGCCCTGGCACGTGGTGCGGGTGACCCCGGCGTCCGAGCCCGCGGCCCAGGAAACACCGGAACCGGAACTGGAAGTGGAAAGCTCCCGATGA
- a CDS encoding ABC transporter, which translates to MTALLRYHAALLVRSQRWLPPVILYAAFLAVGVQSGQPVLDSLGYTAAALLPVSAWLMRICVTNEPPAARSCTGAAAGPGRAHLACVLVAFAAAALLGTAATILVTFISAPTSTDHQTRVEALPAGGAGLLAVLACALLGTAVGALTTWPLLRSPGRAVPALLLGALLALVVAGSPARVAVSALVDGSRHATVPVPVLPLLAAGLLTAAATAVACALTRRRSA; encoded by the coding sequence ATGACCGCCCTCCTCCGTTACCACGCCGCTCTCCTCGTCCGCTCCCAGCGCTGGTTGCCGCCCGTCATCCTGTACGCGGCGTTCCTCGCCGTCGGGGTGCAGAGCGGACAGCCGGTGCTCGACTCCCTCGGCTACACGGCCGCCGCGCTGCTGCCCGTCTCCGCGTGGCTGATGCGGATCTGTGTCACCAACGAGCCGCCCGCGGCCCGCAGTTGTACCGGCGCGGCGGCCGGTCCCGGACGTGCGCACCTGGCCTGTGTCCTGGTCGCGTTCGCGGCGGCCGCCCTCCTCGGCACGGCGGCCACGATCCTCGTCACGTTCATCAGCGCGCCCACGAGCACGGACCACCAGACGCGTGTCGAGGCGCTCCCGGCGGGCGGCGCGGGCCTGCTGGCCGTCCTCGCCTGCGCCCTGCTCGGCACGGCCGTCGGCGCGCTCACCACCTGGCCGCTGCTGCGGTCGCCGGGCCGCGCCGTCCCCGCGCTCCTGCTCGGGGCGCTGCTGGCCCTGGTGGTGGCGGGCTCCCCGGCGCGGGTGGCGGTCTCGGCCCTCGTCGACGGCTCGCGGCACGCGACCGTCCCGGTCCCCGTCCTGCCCCTGCTCGCGGCCGGGCTCCTCACGGCGGCCGCGACCGCCGTGGCCTGCGCCCTGACCAGGCGCCGCTCAGCCTGA
- a CDS encoding polysaccharide deacetylase family protein, which yields MISPVRSITALCALGALGAALAACGTPHASTRIVNATASPSAVSASRPPTLAPGPAGLTPVFEHGLRSRTDKTVALTFDADMTADQGDRAAAGERFDNPELIAALRQLKVPATLFMTGRWVEEYPIQARSIGRDPLFEVANHSYSHHAFTENCHGLPTMAPARMRADLERAYRVFREAGVRNPMPYFRFPGGCYDSRALRRLSASGVTAVQWDVTSGDAFATDADDVVREVLDGVRSGSVVVMHCTRSGAPVTERAVRKIVPALRARGFRFVKVSELVGTTAAKAVAAR from the coding sequence GTGATCAGTCCTGTACGCAGCATCACCGCGCTCTGCGCACTCGGCGCGCTCGGCGCCGCCCTCGCCGCCTGCGGCACCCCGCACGCCTCGACGCGCATCGTCAACGCCACCGCCAGCCCCTCGGCCGTGTCGGCGTCCCGGCCGCCCACGCTCGCGCCGGGGCCGGCCGGGCTGACCCCGGTGTTCGAGCACGGCCTGCGCAGCCGCACCGACAAGACCGTCGCGCTCACCTTCGACGCGGACATGACCGCAGATCAGGGGGACCGGGCCGCCGCGGGCGAACGGTTCGACAATCCGGAGCTGATCGCCGCGCTGCGGCAGCTGAAGGTTCCGGCCACGCTGTTCATGACGGGGCGGTGGGTCGAGGAGTACCCGATCCAGGCGCGGTCCATCGGACGGGACCCCCTGTTCGAGGTCGCGAACCACTCGTACAGCCATCACGCCTTCACCGAGAACTGCCACGGCCTGCCGACCATGGCACCCGCGCGCATGCGGGCGGATCTGGAGCGGGCCTACCGGGTGTTCCGGGAGGCGGGCGTGCGGAACCCGATGCCGTACTTCCGGTTCCCCGGTGGCTGCTACGACAGCCGCGCGCTGCGCAGGCTCAGCGCCTCCGGGGTGACGGCGGTGCAGTGGGACGTGACGAGCGGCGACGCGTTCGCGACGGACGCGGACGACGTGGTGCGGGAGGTGCTGGACGGGGTGCGGTCGGGGTCCGTCGTGGTCATGCACTGCACACGGAGTGGCGCACCGGTCACGGAGCGGGCCGTGCGGAAGATCGTGCCGGCACTGCGGGCGCGCGGTTTCCGGTTCGTGAAGGTGTCGGAGCTGGTCGGCACGACGGCGGCGAAAGCCGTGGCGGCGCGCTGA
- a CDS encoding DUF397 domain-containing protein, whose translation MSTAAQAWFKSSYSSDQGDDCVEVATLPSAVRVRDSKRPAGPALTLSPAAWAPFIAQAGDFGADSLAFGS comes from the coding sequence ATGAGCACCGCTGCACAAGCCTGGTTCAAAAGCAGCTACAGCAGCGATCAGGGCGACGACTGCGTGGAAGTCGCCACCCTCCCCTCCGCCGTCCGCGTTCGTGACTCCAAGCGTCCCGCCGGTCCCGCGCTGACCCTCTCCCCCGCCGCCTGGGCCCCCTTTATCGCCCAGGCGGGTGACTTCGGGGCGGACTCCCTGGCGTTCGGCAGTTAG
- a CDS encoding helix-turn-helix domain-containing protein, translating to MGVDWEPDPSDSLKTFGAFVQALREHHGYTREQFAPLVRFSVHTVASIELGRRMADEVFVERADRVLGDTGALRRAAKHVSRQPGLASWFRRWAQLERHAVSLCTYECRLIPGLLQTETYARDLFDNRVPPLSDAELESRLAARTDRQRLLRERPHTTFDFIIEEAVFMRRLGGRDATRSLFDHVLAVGRLRNVTLQIMPADSAHHAGLAGPIRLLETPDSKRYAYSEGQETGRLIADRKEVAALGMRYARLRSQALSPQDSTGLLERMRGAL from the coding sequence ATGGGTGTCGACTGGGAGCCGGATCCGTCCGACAGTCTGAAGACGTTCGGTGCGTTCGTGCAGGCGCTGCGCGAGCACCACGGTTATACGCGGGAGCAGTTCGCTCCGCTGGTGCGCTTCAGCGTGCACACGGTCGCCTCGATCGAGCTGGGCAGGCGGATGGCGGACGAGGTGTTCGTGGAGCGCGCGGACCGGGTCCTGGGGGACACGGGCGCGCTGCGCAGGGCGGCGAAACACGTCTCCCGGCAACCGGGCCTGGCGTCGTGGTTCCGCCGGTGGGCCCAGCTGGAACGCCACGCGGTGAGCCTGTGCACGTACGAGTGCCGCTTGATTCCGGGGTTGCTGCAGACCGAGACGTACGCGCGAGATCTCTTCGACAACCGTGTTCCGCCGCTCTCCGACGCCGAGTTGGAGAGCCGACTCGCGGCCCGCACGGACCGGCAGCGGCTCTTGCGAGAACGGCCGCACACCACCTTCGACTTCATCATCGAGGAGGCCGTGTTCATGCGGCGTCTGGGTGGGCGGGACGCCACTCGCAGTCTGTTCGACCACGTGCTGGCCGTCGGCCGACTCCGCAATGTCACCCTCCAGATCATGCCTGCGGACAGCGCGCACCACGCGGGCCTGGCCGGCCCCATCCGCCTGCTCGAAACGCCGGACAGCAAGCGCTACGCGTACTCCGAGGGACAGGAGACCGGTCGCCTGATCGCTGACCGGAAAGAAGTCGCCGCACTCGGGATGCGCTATGCGAGACTGCGCTCACAGGCCCTCTCTCCGCAGGACTCCACGGGCCTGTTGGAGCGAATGCGAGGAGCGCTATGA
- a CDS encoding peptidase inhibitor family I36 protein translates to MKKKLAYTLTAALAMLMTVGLGAPAAQAKASDCKEAQLCFFADRNFEGKRLYWWDDQLKLSTKLTITSHEPSWTASSVINRTPYYAHIWNARGEHRCLPPGYNFTYVGDAYDNKITHIGLYVDWC, encoded by the coding sequence ATGAAGAAAAAACTCGCGTACACCCTCACCGCTGCTCTTGCCATGCTCATGACAGTCGGGCTCGGCGCCCCCGCCGCCCAGGCCAAGGCCTCGGACTGCAAGGAGGCCCAGCTCTGCTTCTTCGCCGACCGGAACTTCGAGGGGAAGCGCCTGTACTGGTGGGACGACCAGCTCAAGCTGTCGACCAAGCTCACCATCACTTCCCACGAACCGTCGTGGACAGCCTCCTCGGTGATCAACAGAACGCCGTACTACGCCCACATCTGGAACGCCAGGGGCGAGCACCGCTGCCTCCCGCCCGGCTACAACTTCACGTACGTCGGCGACGCCTACGACAACAAGATCACCCACATCGGCCTCTACGTCGACTGGTGCTGA
- a CDS encoding peptidase inhibitor family I36 protein translates to MRALTTLAGTAAAAAALVAGTATPSAAAVRDCPDFGVFCAFKHVNYGGTPVWTESRPGYYSFTGTVRATTSVVNRTAYKVRIVGDNEFLGLCVARGHAVRDLPDGFDDKLSAIEINPPADSTCDYNY, encoded by the coding sequence ATGAGAGCGCTGACGACCCTGGCCGGCACCGCCGCAGCCGCGGCCGCCCTGGTCGCGGGCACGGCCACACCGTCCGCGGCGGCGGTGCGCGACTGCCCGGACTTCGGCGTCTTCTGCGCCTTCAAGCACGTCAACTACGGCGGAACCCCGGTGTGGACCGAGAGCCGGCCCGGCTACTACAGCTTCACGGGGACCGTGCGGGCCACGACCTCGGTGGTCAACCGGACGGCGTACAAGGTCAGGATCGTCGGCGACAACGAGTTCCTGGGACTGTGCGTCGCACGGGGTCACGCCGTTCGCGATCTGCCGGACGGCTTCGACGACAAGCTCAGCGCCATCGAGATCAACCCGCCCGCCGATTCCACCTGCGACTACAACTACTGA
- a CDS encoding winged helix-turn-helix transcriptional regulator, producing the protein MGTPPTSVSSGDKVTRVFVAHDKLPQALRLYRHLRSAGMRVALPRGGVGASALGQIREQAPDVALLSVTRSAASWDSVALARALRGQRKRPGILFLTSGQCRAEELSLADDYAHENCHPDELALRVEVLLSRRSAPDSAPAPASGLQVLPESRRALRDGREVVLTATEFDILQLLTTHSGKVVSKGEILDHVWHHDFNGESNIVEAYICTLRRKLADSDRSLIRTVRGVGYLLASPGSLIHL; encoded by the coding sequence ATGGGCACACCCCCCACTTCGGTGTCCAGCGGCGACAAGGTGACACGTGTCTTCGTCGCCCATGACAAGCTCCCGCAGGCGCTGCGGCTGTACCGGCACCTGCGCTCGGCCGGCATGCGCGTCGCCCTCCCCCGAGGCGGCGTCGGCGCCTCCGCACTGGGACAGATTCGCGAACAGGCGCCTGACGTGGCGCTGTTGTCGGTCACGAGGTCTGCCGCCTCCTGGGATTCCGTGGCGCTGGCACGCGCGCTGCGCGGACAGCGGAAGCGGCCCGGCATCCTCTTCCTCACCAGCGGCCAGTGCCGGGCGGAGGAGCTCAGCCTGGCCGACGACTACGCGCATGAGAACTGCCACCCCGACGAACTGGCCCTACGCGTCGAGGTGTTACTGAGCAGGCGCTCCGCGCCGGACTCCGCCCCGGCCCCCGCATCAGGACTCCAGGTACTTCCGGAGAGCCGCCGAGCCCTGCGCGACGGGCGCGAAGTGGTCCTCACGGCAACGGAGTTCGACATTCTGCAGCTCCTGACGACGCACTCGGGGAAGGTCGTGTCGAAGGGGGAGATCCTCGACCACGTCTGGCACCACGACTTCAACGGCGAGTCCAACATCGTGGAGGCCTACATCTGCACCCTGCGCCGCAAACTCGCCGACTCCGACCGGTCGCTCATCAGGACGGTGCGCGGCGTGGGCTATCTGCTGGCCTCTCCCGGATCCTTAATCCACCTTTAA
- a CDS encoding PhoX family protein has protein sequence MTRRQALARSGAGIAGIAFTGTLSELFVGTATAQSPLGHSGYGPLIPDPNGLLDLPKGFRYRVLSREGDPLRSGEGPVPSNHDGMSALPGRHGRVHLVRNHENRHNGRIPVPTIEGLTYDPMGKGGCTSLTLDARGKVLSERVAIAGTAVNCAGGPTPWGTWLTCEENEDKAGTNGYTKDHGFIFEVDPSDPHRSGAVPLTAMGRFQHEAIAVDPKRGVVYETEDAFERPFGLFYRFLPDQPKGGLGSLRAGGRLQAMRVPGVPDLSPIQEPGACFDGIEWVDVPDPLAARTAIRHQDFGPEGITHAQKLEGCYWGGRCVYFVSSFARSAEGSAADHYGQIWRYDPDHRTLTLVIAFGPDTDLQLPGESPDNICLAPSGGLMVCEDGNGAQHVYGVTRRGEVYAMARNAQNIGTADDPEWGEFAGVTFSPDGDTMYVNCYTPGTTFAVTGPWRRT, from the coding sequence GTGACCCGCCGTCAGGCCCTCGCCCGCTCGGGCGCGGGTATCGCAGGTATCGCGTTCACCGGAACCCTCTCCGAACTCTTCGTGGGCACGGCCACCGCGCAGAGCCCCCTCGGCCACTCCGGCTACGGCCCCCTGATCCCCGACCCGAACGGCCTGCTCGACCTGCCGAAAGGTTTCCGCTATCGGGTCCTCTCCCGTGAGGGCGACCCCCTCCGCTCGGGCGAGGGCCCGGTGCCCAGCAACCACGACGGCATGTCCGCCCTTCCCGGCAGACACGGCCGTGTCCACCTCGTCCGCAACCACGAGAACCGCCACAACGGCCGTATCCCGGTCCCCACGATCGAGGGCCTGACCTACGACCCGATGGGCAAGGGCGGCTGTACGTCCCTGACGCTCGACGCCCGGGGCAAGGTCCTCTCGGAGCGCGTCGCGATCGCCGGCACGGCGGTCAACTGCGCGGGCGGCCCCACCCCTTGGGGCACCTGGCTGACCTGTGAGGAGAACGAGGACAAGGCCGGCACCAACGGCTACACCAAGGACCACGGCTTCATCTTCGAGGTGGACCCCTCCGACCCGCACCGCTCGGGAGCCGTGCCCCTGACCGCGATGGGCCGCTTCCAGCACGAGGCGATCGCGGTGGACCCGAAGCGGGGAGTCGTATACGAGACGGAGGACGCCTTCGAGCGCCCCTTCGGCCTCTTCTACCGCTTCCTCCCCGACCAGCCCAAGGGCGGCCTCGGTTCACTGCGCGCGGGCGGCCGTCTCCAGGCGATGCGCGTCCCGGGCGTCCCCGACCTCTCCCCCATCCAGGAGCCCGGAGCCTGCTTCGACGGCATCGAGTGGGTCGACGTCCCCGACCCCCTGGCCGCCCGGACCGCCATCCGCCACCAGGACTTCGGCCCCGAGGGCATCACCCACGCGCAGAAACTGGAAGGCTGCTACTGGGGCGGCCGCTGCGTCTACTTCGTCTCCTCCTTCGCCCGCAGCGCGGAGGGCTCGGCCGCCGACCACTACGGCCAGATCTGGCGCTACGACCCCGACCACCGCACCCTCACCCTGGTCATCGCCTTCGGCCCCGACACCGACCTCCAACTCCCCGGCGAATCCCCCGACAACATCTGCCTCGCCCCCTCCGGCGGCCTCATGGTCTGCGAGGACGGCAACGGCGCCCAACACGTCTACGGCGTCACCCGCCGCGGCGAGGTCTACGCCATGGCCCGCAACGCCCAGAACATCGGCACGGCCGACGACCCCGAATGGGGCGAGTTCGCAGGCGTCACCTTCTCCCCCGACGGCGACACGATGTACGTCAACTGCTACACCCCGGGCACGACCTTCGCGGTGACGGGGCCGTGGCGTCGGACCTGA
- a CDS encoding slipin family protein, with the protein MVETLLITAAAIGSAAVVYVAAAARVVKQYERGVVFRLGRLRGTPRTPGFTMVVPGIDHIRKVNMQIVTMPVPAQEGITRDNVTVRVDAVVYFKVVDAANAVVQVEDYRFAVSQMAQTSLRSIIGKSDLDDLLSNREKLNQGLELMIDSPAVEWGVTIDRVEIKDVSLPDTMKRSMARQAEADRERRARIINADAELQASRKLAEAAKEMADTPSALQLRLLQTVVAVAAEKNSTLVLPFPVELLRFLERSQAGPPPDAAHAPPQAPPSPPSAPPVTPPPTG; encoded by the coding sequence ATGGTCGAGACGCTGCTCATCACCGCCGCGGCGATCGGCTCCGCCGCGGTCGTCTACGTCGCCGCCGCGGCCCGAGTCGTCAAGCAGTACGAACGAGGCGTGGTCTTCCGCCTCGGCCGCCTGCGCGGCACCCCCAGAACGCCCGGTTTCACCATGGTCGTCCCCGGCATCGACCACATCCGCAAGGTCAACATGCAGATCGTGACGATGCCCGTCCCCGCCCAGGAGGGCATCACCCGCGACAACGTCACCGTCCGTGTCGACGCGGTGGTCTACTTCAAGGTCGTCGACGCGGCGAACGCGGTCGTCCAGGTCGAGGACTACCGCTTCGCCGTCTCGCAGATGGCCCAGACCTCCCTGCGCTCCATCATCGGCAAGAGCGACCTCGACGACCTCCTCTCCAACCGCGAGAAGCTCAACCAGGGCCTGGAGCTGATGATCGACAGCCCCGCCGTGGAGTGGGGCGTCACCATCGACCGCGTCGAGATCAAGGACGTCTCCCTCCCCGACACCATGAAGCGCTCCATGGCCCGCCAGGCCGAGGCCGACCGGGAACGCCGCGCCCGCATCATCAACGCGGACGCGGAGCTGCAGGCGTCGAGGAAGCTGGCCGAGGCGGCGAAGGAGATGGCCGACACCCCCTCCGCCCTCCAACTCCGCCTGCTGCAGACGGTGGTGGCGGTGGCAGCCGAGAAGAACTCCACCCTCGTCCTGCCCTTCCCGGTGGAACTCCTCCGCTTCCTGGAGCGATCCCAGGCGGGCCCCCCACCGGACGCCGCACACGCGCCTCCTCAGGCACCTCCCTCGCCTCCCTCCGCCCCACCCGTCACGCCCCCTCCGACCGGGTGA